The nucleotide sequence cgatttatcatgtccgatgtgagtcccggaatgatggagatattctatatgcatcctgttaagatcggttaccaggtgttcaatccatatgaatgaattttaattcgcgagttacgcgtgacaatatatgagatcttgtggtctattaaaatgatgaaaatgaatgattatgataaactaatgaactcaccaaccttttggttgacacttgaaagcatgtttattctcaggtatgaaagaaatcttccgctgtgcatttgctcattttagagatattacttggagtcattcatgacatatttcaaaagacgttgcattcgagtcgttgagttcaacaagattattattaagtcaatgatagtttggatatattatgaaatggtatgcatgcctgtcaactttcgatgtaatgaaagtttatcttttaaaaacgaatgcaatgtttgtaaaatttatcatatagaggtcaagtacctcgcgatgtaaccaaatgtaatgtattcgtccagatggattaggacgggtcgtctcatatgGGCCAGGGGGTTCCTCCTGGAAACGCGCGAGTCAAGTCTAACCACTAACAagccgttctaaaaaaaaaaaaaaaaaaaaaaaaaaaccttaactCTAATGGATATAGTTTATTCAGAAAGCATGTAGATTAGACCCATCATATGACCCGTTTTGAATTCAACCCGAAAATCCCCAACTAACTTCAATTTCTCCCCAAGCACTTTTAGGAATCTTAAAGGCCTCCCAAACAGCTTGAGACGCGACAAATGTATCTTGAGGACAGTCACACTCATCAATCACTATAGCTGATACACCAATATTGTTGTAAAATATTGTGACATCATCATTACAACGTAGCCCATGTTGGTAGTATATAGTGGGCAAAGACACTATTAAGGATTCATTCGAGTGGTATTTACTGTCACACTCGGCTCGCCCATTATCTCCACCCTTCTCAAAATTGCTAATCATCATAGTCGACTGATTAGGTGGCGGTATATCTAGTGGGTGTTTGTGTATCAGCTTTCGAGCATGTTTTGAATCATTATTTTTGTGTGCATTGAGCAAGGTTATAAGTAGAGAAAAGATAACAAGAAAGACTATACGAGTAGTTGATTGTTTCATATTATCTTCAATCTATTTTTATTCGTAGATAGTAGTGTGAAACAAGTGAATATATAGTGATATGGGTTTTGTCTTCTACATGGTTAAGAAATCAATGATGAGTTGTTTTAAGTAATTAATGCAAAATATAATCCTATTACAACATATGAAAAAAAAGACATGATTTCTAATTGGAGAAAGTTAATCAAACAAAGGCAGATCTAATAGTATCCAAATATTGCTATTTCCGTCAACATGTTGTAAACAAATACCAAAAGTTATGGTTGACCTTATCATTAACTGAAGGTCTTAAGACAACTAATACATAATTCAAGGTCTTAAGACAACTAATACACACGTGCTTAGTTTGAGCATAAGATCGTGTCATCGGCTATCTGTTCCTCCGCCTTGGTTCGTGCTCGGCCTCGTTCTCGAGGGCGCCAATGGCATGGAACCTGGCCTAAATAGTTAAGGAGCTAATAAATACAATGACATCAAACAGTCCTTACCACAAATACGTACCACAAAATTGTTACGAATTAGATAGTTAAATTAGATAATTACTTGACAAGCAATTAAATCAAAGTAAATAAGCAAGCAAAAAACAATAGTTAAGGATTAGAAGAATATCCCTAAATGACACCATAATTTTTGGGTGATAGTCAACTATTTTTTTTATAGTCAATTATTCACTCCCAGATTATGTGACATCGAGATTTCTCGACATATGCTTAAACCCTTTCAACTGTAGGAATGAAATACTCTGTAATTCAAAGTGTTATATCTTCTTAAATATGAACACAACACTACTCAAGAACTAAAAAAGTAACCATGCCAATTTTTCTAAATTTCGTCTGTTACAACATCCAGCACCATTTTTGATTGTGCTAGTGCCCCCAGAAATTCTTGAATTTCTCACAATATGAGATTGAGGCGTCTCTCTTTTTTTTTTCCCAATAAGAATCCCCAGAAACTCAACTTTTTGGTctatgttatgacttaattattttTAATCATTCAACTACTACATTTTATTGGTAAATTCGCGCTTCGCTACGAGGTGATCTCGGTTGGTTAACGATCAATGAGTTTGGTTGGTTGATTAgatgtttaaaaaaataaatgaaaaaggAATTAAAAAATATGTTGTAAAGAAAAGGGgagaaaaaatttgaaaaaaacccCAAATTCCTAAAATACCTCCAAAGTTGGGGGTATTTTCAGTTTTGCTATCGTGAACGACGATCACTTCAGCGTAATTAGTATATAgataatgttatgattattataaattTTACCAACTTTTAGCTATCAATTGAATATTCATTAACTCGCTTCGTCAATTGAATATTAAAAATAACTAGTAGATTTCGATTTTTTTACCAACAAAACGTGAATTATATTACAAAACCTCCATAGCAAGATGTTAGAAAGGAAAAACAAACAATTACAACGGCTTTATTAGCCAATGTCCAACGCATGTTAACTTTTCCTTAATTACAAAGCTAATTAAAGGAAAAATTACGAAGCCAAAACAAATAGTCCTTCATTAAACGAAAACCAAAAAAGACGTTGTTGCGATATCTTCAAATATACCATAAGAAGAAGGAAGCTATTATAACGTAGAACTTCATTTTGGAAACAGAGTTGGTCTGCCAATCATCGAACTAATCGGCCCAATCCACCCAACTATCAAAATCGCGAATTGATCCAAGATTTCGGATTTATTTGAATATGGATATGAATTGGATGAAAAATaataaatggatatagatatgaTGCAACTCTATTTGATCACTATTCGATCTATTTACATCTCTAACAAAATGTGTTTAACTTTGGTGGACAGGTAGGGGCCGAAAACCTTTATTTGTCTATATGACGAAAATAAGATTTGCCCATACTAGAAACCTGGTTTTATTTAGCTCACATACTCATTCTATTTCAAGTCATTTTTATCAAAATAGATATCCAACTTTTGCTTCGTTTGTAATTGTCTATATTAAATATTAGTAtgtattagttaataatattataattatttatttatatttattatgatCAAAGTTTGTCGTTCAATGTCGTTCAATACAGTGACAGATCTAGGTTTCGTAGTTACTAGTATTACTAGTTAAAAGTTCAAAAAAAAATTACACTATACAGTGGTGTCACACACAAAAAATTACACTAGATAGTGGTATCACtaattaaaaacctcaaaaaattTTCACTgcatcgcgtatttcagtggtagCGTGTGCTACCACTGGATATAATATAGATCCGCCCTTGGTTCAATATGAAAAAAGTTGTGCTTGTTTTGTTTAGAGACATGAGATTTTATTTAAAAATAACCAAAGTTAACATAGAAACCAAATTAGTCCAAACTAATAAACATGAAGTTCCAATTATCATTATTCTCAAATTTTGCATGTTACATTATCAGTTACATGTACAAAAATATATCGAAAAACCTTAAACGTTTATTCGGAAATTAAGCATGTAGATTAAACCATGTAGGATCGTTTCAAGTCCACAAACATGTACAAGATATAAGCTCATTGGTTccacattactctaaaaccaattggtgatagagtgaggttaccataatgtgacgacccgaaaatttccgaccaaaatttgtgtaatgtaacgacccggattttttcgttaatatatataagattaatatttacataattaaatgtttccaacatgttgagcaatcaaacttgttaagacttgattaattgaaatggaatttatgtaaacgtttgaccacccagtttgaccgatgattcacgaacgttataacttgtaaatgacatgataatatatatgaatatatatatatatatatatatatatatatatatatatatatatatatatatatatatatatatatatatgtttaacatgatgaaatgataactaagtatctcattcaatatattaacaataagttatatacataaaatgagactactaacttaagaatttcgaaacgatatatacgtaacgattatcgttgcgttaacgtctttatatatatatatatatatatatatatatatatatatatatatatatatatatgatgtgcagcggggtagtatataaaatagtttatattttactaggaaaaactattaaatacgatacaattttacacaagatatttatttatttatagaatggatatacttaaaccttgctacaacacttataggcagtgtacctaatcgtacagtagtgtagtttttagtaagtccggttcgttccacagggaaatctttaaacaaagctcaacgctatattagtttacttttataaaaatacaaacatatatataagtaatattattattataaagggggtttttttaccgtttaatgaccggtttgtcgattttaaaactttagtcgcagttaaaacctaatgtaaaatataaaataaatacaagacttaaattaaagcgtaaagtaaataacgataatgaaattgcgaataataaaaatgcgataaaataaaattgcgataattaaaaagtacgataattaaaagtgcgattaaataacaataaataaaagtgcgataattagaagtgcaattaaatataaaataaaggaaattaaatatgaaataaaagaattatgcttatttaaacttccgtaatcatgatgtttgacgtgttgattttagttttatgcccatgagttaattgtcctttgtcctggattatttaatatgtccgtctggtttttgtccataacagtccatcagtcataaatataaagtgcgagtgtcctcatcaaattattcttatacccgaagttaaatattccaactaattggggattcgaattgt is from Rutidosis leptorrhynchoides isolate AG116_Rl617_1_P2 chromosome 10, CSIRO_AGI_Rlap_v1, whole genome shotgun sequence and encodes:
- the LOC139870085 gene encoding putative ripening-related protein 2 yields the protein MMISNFEKGGDNGRAECDSKYHSNESLIVSLPTIYYQHGLRCNDDVTIFYNNIGVSAIVIDECDCPQDTFVASQAVWEAFKIPKSAWGEIEVSWGFSERLVSG